A region of Myxococcus stipitatus DSM 14675 DNA encodes the following proteins:
- a CDS encoding diguanylate cyclase, with amino-acid sequence MSSTPYTLLVVDEAESAMVRLTQALGTEGYLLRHVAPGPEVRRRAPEVDLVLWSVGPHAVLTRDWLDNLLGPEGGRRPVLVVLAPREAKAVWLDALAQEAEVVFDPWDAEELRARVARSLKSRARLEQLAREVGELQRLSSTDGLTGVHNHRYFQERLREEFRRAQRYDDPLALILLDLDHFKQVNDRHGHTTGDGVLREVAATLQRSVRETDLVARYGGEEFAVLLPRTQLPGALTVAERVRRDLGALRVGPEGVLSVTASLGVSSFPHRSVLSPEQLLLTADEALYRAKADGRDRICLHSQLPLLPTVSLPND; translated from the coding sequence GTGAGCTCGACGCCCTATACCCTGCTGGTGGTGGACGAAGCGGAGTCGGCGATGGTCCGGCTGACCCAGGCCCTGGGCACGGAGGGCTACCTCCTGCGCCACGTGGCCCCTGGCCCCGAGGTGCGCCGGAGGGCCCCCGAAGTGGACCTGGTGTTGTGGTCCGTGGGGCCTCACGCCGTGCTGACCCGGGATTGGCTCGACAACCTGCTGGGTCCGGAAGGGGGCAGGCGGCCGGTGCTGGTGGTGCTGGCCCCCCGCGAGGCCAAGGCTGTCTGGCTGGATGCCTTGGCCCAGGAAGCCGAGGTCGTCTTTGACCCATGGGATGCGGAAGAACTGCGGGCCCGGGTGGCTCGGAGCCTGAAATCGAGGGCCCGTCTGGAGCAGCTGGCCCGGGAGGTGGGGGAGCTCCAGCGGCTGTCCTCGACGGACGGGCTGACGGGGGTGCACAACCACCGGTATTTCCAGGAGCGCCTGCGCGAGGAGTTCCGCCGGGCGCAGCGGTACGACGACCCGCTGGCGCTCATCCTCCTGGACCTGGACCACTTCAAGCAGGTGAATGACCGGCACGGCCACACCACGGGGGACGGGGTGCTGCGCGAGGTGGCCGCCACCCTCCAGCGCAGCGTGCGGGAGACGGACCTGGTGGCGCGCTACGGAGGGGAAGAGTTCGCCGTCCTCCTGCCGCGCACCCAGCTGCCAGGGGCCCTCACCGTGGCCGAGCGCGTGCGCCGGGACCTGGGCGCCCTGCGAGTGGGCCCGGAGGGCGTCCTGAGCGTGACGGCCTCCCTGGGCGTCTCCAGCTTCCCGCACCGCAGCGTGCTCAGCCCCGAGCAGCTCCTGCTCACCGCCGACGAGGCCCTCTACCGGGCCAAGGCCGACGGGAGAGACCGCATCTGCCTCCACTCCCAGCTGCCCCTGCTCCCGACTGTCTCCTTGCCCAACGATTGA
- a CDS encoding sigma-54-dependent transcriptional regulator, protein MNQVKRAKVLVVDDDSVVLKAVTQILQREGHPVVAIDDAVEGLTAAKDPTIDVVVLDIKMPNLSGMDLLRGIKAERPDVEVIMMTAFATVETAVEAVKAGAYDYLTKPFENIDEVSLTVAKAAERKALKDRTRALEEALTVRSQFEDLIGQSPQMRSVFKLVETVSHSTATVLIQGESGTGKELVARAIHYRSSRKDKPFVAVNCSALTETLLESELFGHVKGSFTGATGNKKGLFEAADGGTIFLDEIGDVPPATQVRLLRVLQEGEVKRVGANEPVKVDVRVIAATHVDLSRAKEQGKFREDLFYRLNVITIDLPPLRDRPQDVPLLAHHFLKLYASKADKKVTGISPRAMEALTCNRWTGNVRELENVIERAVVLTSNEVIDVEDLPPGFQSAPQADSAVEVFSLAHLPYAQAKRLAMRAFERRYLSALLEKNNQNVSSAARAAGVDRSNFRRLLKQYEVAGRSMKPRVLKEDSEAAEPMEAAS, encoded by the coding sequence GTGAACCAAGTCAAGCGCGCCAAAGTCCTCGTCGTGGATGACGACTCCGTCGTCCTCAAGGCCGTGACGCAGATTCTCCAGCGCGAGGGCCACCCCGTGGTGGCCATTGATGACGCGGTGGAAGGTCTGACGGCGGCCAAGGACCCCACCATCGACGTCGTCGTGTTGGACATCAAGATGCCCAACCTGTCCGGCATGGACCTGCTGCGCGGCATCAAGGCGGAGCGTCCGGACGTGGAGGTCATCATGATGACGGCCTTCGCCACCGTGGAGACGGCGGTGGAGGCGGTGAAGGCGGGCGCGTACGACTACCTCACCAAGCCCTTCGAGAACATCGACGAGGTGAGCCTCACGGTGGCCAAGGCCGCCGAGCGCAAGGCGCTCAAGGACCGCACCCGCGCGCTGGAAGAGGCGCTCACGGTGCGCAGCCAGTTCGAGGACCTCATCGGCCAGTCGCCGCAGATGCGCTCCGTCTTCAAGCTGGTGGAGACGGTGAGCCACTCCACGGCCACCGTGCTCATCCAGGGTGAGAGCGGCACGGGCAAGGAGCTGGTGGCGCGCGCCATCCACTACCGCAGCTCGCGCAAGGACAAGCCCTTCGTCGCCGTCAACTGCTCGGCGCTCACGGAGACGCTGCTGGAGAGCGAGCTGTTCGGCCACGTGAAGGGCAGCTTCACCGGCGCCACGGGCAACAAGAAGGGCCTGTTCGAGGCGGCCGACGGCGGCACCATCTTCCTGGACGAGATTGGCGACGTGCCTCCCGCCACCCAGGTGCGCCTGCTGCGCGTGTTGCAGGAGGGCGAGGTCAAGCGCGTGGGCGCCAACGAGCCCGTGAAGGTGGACGTGCGCGTCATCGCCGCCACGCACGTGGACCTGTCGCGCGCCAAGGAGCAGGGCAAGTTCCGCGAGGACCTGTTCTACCGCCTCAACGTCATCACCATCGACCTGCCGCCCCTGCGGGACCGGCCGCAGGACGTGCCGCTGCTCGCGCACCACTTCCTGAAGCTGTACGCGTCCAAGGCGGACAAGAAGGTCACGGGCATCTCCCCGCGCGCCATGGAGGCCCTCACCTGCAACCGGTGGACGGGCAACGTGCGCGAATTGGAGAACGTCATCGAGCGCGCCGTGGTGCTCACGAGCAACGAGGTCATCGACGTGGAGGACCTGCCGCCCGGCTTCCAGTCGGCGCCGCAGGCCGACTCGGCGGTGGAGGTGTTCAGCCTGGCGCACCTGCCGTACGCGCAGGCCAAGCGCCTGGCGATGCGCGCCTTCGAGCGCCGCTACCTGTCCGCGCTCCTGGAGAAGAACAACCAGAACGTCTCCAGCGCCGCGCGCGCCGCGGGCGTGGACCGCTCCAACTTCCGCCGCCTGCTCAAGCAGTACGAGGTAGCGGGCCGCTCCATGAAGCCCCGCGTCCTGAAGGAGGACTCGGAGGCCGCCGAGCCCATGGAGGCCGCGTCGTAG
- a CDS encoding ChbG/HpnK family deacetylase, which yields MASRPTRLVVNADDLGLHASLDAGILRAHREGIVTSATLLAMGPTAREAASLARAQGLAVGLHLALSTRLAPAAPAHTVPTVAPDGRLRGSWADFAKAWLTGQVRREEVARELDAQLQHARALGVEVDHLDGHQHLHLLPGIRPLVESMAARERLPLRWPDALPRVGWLRTPGPALKTTILTVLARTAPRAPHGVRRVSAGGVFEAGKLDEAALLSALDALPSGDFELGCHPGEGTPHVPEDPAWTYGWQAELDALTSPRVKARLRERGVQLHSYATLASAT from the coding sequence GTGGCTTCACGCCCCACGCGCCTCGTGGTGAACGCGGATGACCTGGGGCTGCACGCGTCGCTCGACGCGGGCATCCTCAGGGCCCACCGCGAGGGAATCGTCACCAGCGCCACGCTGCTCGCCATGGGCCCCACGGCCCGCGAGGCCGCGTCCCTCGCGCGGGCGCAAGGGCTCGCGGTGGGGCTGCACCTCGCGCTGTCCACCCGGCTTGCTCCCGCGGCTCCCGCGCACACCGTCCCCACGGTGGCGCCGGACGGAAGGCTGCGCGGAAGCTGGGCGGACTTCGCGAAGGCCTGGCTGACAGGCCAGGTGCGGCGCGAGGAAGTGGCACGAGAACTCGACGCCCAGCTTCAGCACGCGCGAGCCCTGGGCGTGGAGGTGGACCACCTGGATGGCCACCAGCACCTGCACCTGTTGCCGGGCATCCGGCCGCTGGTGGAGTCGATGGCCGCGCGCGAGCGGCTGCCCTTGCGCTGGCCGGACGCCCTGCCCCGCGTGGGCTGGCTGCGAACTCCCGGCCCCGCGCTGAAGACGACGATTCTCACGGTGCTCGCACGCACCGCGCCGCGAGCGCCCCACGGCGTGCGGCGCGTGAGCGCGGGCGGCGTGTTCGAGGCGGGGAAGCTCGACGAGGCAGCGCTCCTGTCCGCCCTGGACGCCCTGCCCTCCGGAGACTTCGAGCTGGGCTGCCACCCGGGTGAAGGCACGCCGCACGTCCCCGAGGACCCGGCCTGGACCTATGGCTGGCAGGCGGAATTGGACGCGCTCACCAGTCCTCGCGTGAAGGCCCGGCTGCGGGAGCGCGGCGTCCAGCTGCACTCCTACGCGACGCTCGCCTCCGCCACGTAG
- a CDS encoding replication-associated recombination protein A — translation MDLFAHAGQQEQARRAPLAERMRPRTLDEFMGQEHLTAEGRFLRRALENDQVPSLILWGPPGTGKTTLAGLVARSTGAAFDSVSAVLAGVKDIRETVARAQERWNLHRQRTFLFIDEIHRFNKAQQDALLPHVEKGTVTLIGATTENPSFEVNAALLSRCRVVTLRGLEEEELVSLLRRAVADERGLHGKVEVEDAALDFLAASAGGDARKALTGLEVAAAHGGAKVDRKAAEEALQQKTLLYDKGGEEHYNVISAFIKSMRGSDVDGALYWMARMLEAGEDPIFLFRRMVIFASEDIGNADPRALSVAVDALRAFQLVGLPEGTLPLTQAVTYLALAPKSNAVLTAYTAARAAVTKEGALPVPLHLRNAPTKLMKSLGYGGGYKYPHNFEGHYVPEDYLPEALRARSFYSPSQNGEEAKLSERYEDIQRQLAERLREPGEDG, via the coding sequence ATGGACCTCTTCGCACATGCCGGACAGCAGGAGCAGGCACGCCGGGCCCCGCTGGCGGAGCGGATGCGCCCCCGCACCCTGGACGAGTTCATGGGCCAGGAGCACCTCACCGCGGAGGGCCGCTTCCTGCGCCGGGCCCTGGAGAACGACCAGGTCCCCAGCCTCATCCTCTGGGGCCCGCCAGGGACGGGAAAGACGACACTCGCGGGGCTGGTGGCCCGCTCCACGGGCGCCGCCTTCGACTCGGTGTCCGCGGTGCTCGCGGGCGTGAAGGACATCCGCGAGACGGTGGCCCGCGCCCAGGAGCGCTGGAACCTGCATCGCCAGCGCACCTTCCTCTTCATCGACGAAATCCACCGCTTCAACAAGGCGCAGCAGGACGCGCTGCTCCCCCACGTGGAGAAGGGCACGGTGACGCTCATCGGCGCCACCACGGAGAACCCCTCGTTCGAGGTCAACGCCGCGCTCCTGTCACGCTGCCGCGTCGTCACGCTGCGCGGGCTGGAGGAGGAGGAGCTGGTGTCGCTCCTGCGCCGCGCGGTGGCGGATGAGCGGGGCCTTCACGGCAAGGTGGAGGTGGAGGACGCGGCGCTGGACTTCCTCGCGGCCTCCGCGGGCGGCGATGCGCGCAAGGCCCTCACGGGGCTGGAGGTGGCGGCGGCCCACGGCGGCGCGAAGGTGGACCGCAAGGCGGCGGAGGAGGCGCTCCAGCAGAAGACGCTGCTCTACGACAAGGGCGGCGAGGAGCACTACAACGTCATCAGCGCCTTCATCAAATCCATGCGCGGCAGCGACGTGGATGGGGCGCTGTACTGGATGGCGCGCATGCTGGAGGCGGGTGAGGACCCCATCTTCCTCTTCCGGCGCATGGTCATCTTCGCCTCGGAGGACATCGGCAACGCGGACCCGCGCGCCTTGAGCGTGGCGGTGGACGCGCTGCGAGCCTTCCAGCTCGTCGGCCTGCCCGAGGGCACGCTGCCCCTCACCCAGGCCGTCACGTACCTGGCGCTGGCGCCCAAGTCGAACGCGGTGCTGACGGCGTACACCGCCGCGCGCGCGGCCGTGACGAAGGAAGGCGCGCTGCCGGTGCCCCTGCACCTGCGCAACGCGCCGACGAAGCTGATGAAGTCGCTGGGGTACGGGGGCGGCTACAAGTATCCGCACAACTTCGAGGGCCACTACGTCCCGGAGGACTACCTGCCCGAGGCCCTGCGCGCCCGGAGCTTCTACAGCCCGTCCCAGAATGGCGAGGAGGCGAAGCTGTCCGAGCGCTACGAGGACATCCAGCGCCAGCTCGCGGAGCGACTCCGCGAGCCCGGCGAGGACGGGTGA
- a CDS encoding class I SAM-dependent methyltransferase, producing the protein MTTLLEQALALYSGLPAAERFHVHARASSAPLLSVVERMPGGTVADIGCGHGLLAALLSLADPARTVHAVDPDPRKVEWARRSLGALAQVKLAEGTVEDALAPRLPGACDAAVVCDVLYLLPEAKWPGFLRTVHGLLKPGGCFLLKEVEGDGSWKHRKALAQEWVMVSLLGRTKASGGMVLKPRAEMRALLSEAGFSVREVVDLGRGYTTPHVLYVAEASVA; encoded by the coding sequence ATGACCACGCTCCTGGAGCAGGCCCTGGCGCTGTACTCGGGACTCCCCGCGGCGGAGCGCTTCCACGTCCATGCACGGGCGTCCTCGGCGCCGCTGCTCTCCGTCGTGGAGCGGATGCCCGGTGGCACCGTGGCGGATATCGGCTGTGGCCATGGCCTGCTCGCAGCGCTCCTGTCGCTGGCGGACCCCGCGCGCACGGTGCACGCCGTGGACCCGGACCCTCGCAAGGTGGAGTGGGCGCGCAGGTCCCTGGGCGCGCTGGCCCAGGTGAAGCTCGCGGAGGGGACGGTGGAGGACGCGCTCGCGCCCCGACTCCCGGGGGCCTGTGACGCGGCCGTGGTGTGTGACGTGCTCTACCTGCTGCCCGAGGCGAAGTGGCCCGGCTTCCTGCGCACGGTGCATGGGCTGCTCAAGCCCGGCGGGTGCTTCCTGCTGAAGGAAGTGGAGGGCGATGGCTCCTGGAAGCACCGCAAGGCGCTGGCGCAGGAGTGGGTGATGGTGTCGCTGTTGGGGCGGACGAAGGCCAGCGGCGGCATGGTGCTCAAGCCTCGCGCGGAGATGAGGGCCCTGCTGTCGGAGGCGGGCTTCTCGGTGCGCGAGGTGGTGGACCTGGGGCGCGGCTACACCACGCCCCATGTGCTCTACGTGGCGGAGGCGAGCGTCGCGTAG
- a CDS encoding response regulator, translated as MGPLAAHRPEADTAPRGRLLLVDDEENILKSIRRVLRRGDWDIETATDAEQALRTVEAFRPEVVISDFRMPGMNGVEFLTRVKQQEPRAQRIMLTGQADQQAIEEAINRSEIFRFISKPWNDSHLVLTVKSAFEQYALQAENERLYRVTQAQNAELKLLNADLEERVAQRTRMLSQAKREWELSFDCMETPLCVVRGRDFAVRRANLAYAHVAGRSIEQIPSDVACYRYLFDRDEPCVGCPLPAAMESGKGARGEVQQGGRTYVVAAYPMTGDERVVCTYRDVTEEQAMTRRLIETEKMAAVGQLAGGVAHEINNPLGGILAFAQLMSRDAGRSEADLESLGLIEESALRCKRIVESLLKFSRHSRVEDRRLFDLSRCVEDAAVLFRAQLKATPRVELSLGLKDGLPKVYGDPGTLAQVVLNLLQNGLQALPNKTGRLKLETGREGDRSFFAVSDTGCGIEERYLPRIFEPSFTTKPPGEGTGLGLSIAYRIVQDHGGSFHVDTQLGAGSRFTVFLPIPLQLERLP; from the coding sequence ATGGGTCCCCTCGCCGCACATCGCCCCGAAGCAGACACCGCCCCGCGGGGAAGGCTGCTGCTCGTGGACGACGAGGAGAACATCCTCAAGTCCATCCGTCGGGTGCTGCGGCGCGGCGACTGGGACATCGAGACGGCGACGGACGCGGAGCAGGCGCTCAGGACGGTGGAGGCGTTCCGTCCGGAGGTCGTCATCTCCGACTTCCGCATGCCGGGGATGAACGGGGTGGAGTTCCTCACCCGGGTGAAGCAGCAGGAGCCGCGCGCCCAGCGCATCATGCTCACGGGCCAGGCGGACCAGCAGGCCATCGAAGAGGCCATCAACCGCTCCGAGATCTTCCGCTTCATCTCCAAGCCTTGGAACGACAGCCACCTGGTGTTGACGGTGAAGAGCGCGTTCGAGCAGTACGCGCTGCAGGCGGAGAACGAGCGGCTGTACCGGGTGACGCAGGCGCAGAACGCGGAGCTCAAGCTGCTCAACGCGGACCTGGAGGAGCGCGTCGCTCAGCGCACGCGGATGCTCAGCCAGGCCAAGCGCGAGTGGGAGCTGTCCTTCGACTGCATGGAGACGCCGCTGTGCGTGGTGCGCGGGCGCGACTTCGCGGTGCGGCGGGCGAACCTGGCATACGCGCACGTGGCCGGGCGCTCCATCGAACAGATTCCTTCGGATGTGGCGTGTTACCGCTACCTCTTCGACCGCGACGAGCCGTGTGTGGGCTGTCCGCTGCCGGCGGCGATGGAGAGTGGCAAGGGCGCGCGGGGTGAGGTGCAGCAGGGGGGCAGGACGTACGTGGTGGCGGCGTACCCCATGACGGGGGACGAGCGCGTGGTGTGCACCTATCGCGACGTCACCGAGGAGCAGGCGATGACGCGCCGGCTCATCGAGACGGAGAAGATGGCGGCGGTGGGGCAGTTGGCGGGGGGGGTGGCGCATGAAATCAACAATCCGCTGGGGGGCATCCTGGCCTTCGCCCAGCTCATGTCGCGCGATGCGGGCCGCAGCGAGGCGGACCTGGAGTCGCTGGGGCTGATCGAGGAGAGCGCGCTGCGCTGCAAGCGCATCGTCGAGAGCCTCTTGAAGTTCAGCCGGCACAGCCGCGTGGAGGACCGGCGGCTGTTCGACTTGTCTCGCTGCGTGGAGGACGCCGCGGTGCTCTTCCGCGCGCAGCTCAAGGCGACGCCTCGTGTGGAGTTGTCACTGGGTTTGAAGGACGGTCTCCCCAAGGTGTACGGGGACCCGGGCACGCTCGCGCAGGTGGTGCTCAACCTGCTCCAGAACGGGCTCCAGGCGCTGCCGAACAAGACGGGCCGGCTGAAGCTGGAGACAGGCCGAGAGGGAGACCGCTCCTTCTTCGCGGTGTCCGACACCGGCTGCGGAATCGAGGAGCGCTATCTGCCGCGCATCTTCGAGCCCTCCTTCACCACCAAACCCCCCGGTGAGGGCACCGGGTTGGGGCTGTCCATCGCGTACCGCATCGTTCAGGACCACGGGGGCAGCTTCCACGTCGACACCCAACTGGGCGCCGGCTCCCGTTTCACCGTCTTCCTGCCCATTCCCCTGCAGCTCGAGAGGTTGCCGTGA
- a CDS encoding mannosyltransferase family protein, translating into MARSASRTITLVVVVAVVLCGILAGIGARRIFHKNPQNPIVRIDEYVTMGWVAWDSSWYMRIVQEGYQYTPGEQSSVAFFPLYPMLIRAVETLGPNVYQAGVLITLLCGPLALILFTKWAKVLSDEDTALKAGLLMATYPFAMYLYGAMYSDALFILLVIAAFLLLEKGHLAPAVLVAAVATAARPVAPAVVLGLLVRRLEWKHARGEKWNAMDFLPVLSGLGFGCYMLYLWHQFGDPFAFVKVQGAPGWDQQPGWHTWLKARWFDRVVVNPSNTREAVRLVIHAFFTFLALALVWPTRKRLGWGYAVFVLAIVGLPAWSTKDFMGMGRYLLSSFPVFLTAALMLKERPKLLRGVVAFGAASVLFLSWAFGSDHYIS; encoded by the coding sequence ATGGCTCGCTCCGCGTCCCGCACCATCACTCTCGTCGTGGTCGTCGCCGTCGTGCTCTGCGGCATCCTCGCGGGCATTGGCGCCCGGCGCATCTTCCACAAGAACCCGCAGAACCCCATCGTCCGCATCGACGAGTACGTCACCATGGGCTGGGTGGCGTGGGATTCCAGCTGGTACATGCGCATCGTGCAGGAGGGCTACCAGTACACGCCGGGCGAGCAGAGCTCGGTGGCGTTCTTCCCGCTCTATCCGATGCTCATCCGCGCCGTGGAGACCTTGGGGCCCAATGTCTATCAAGCCGGCGTGCTCATCACGCTCCTCTGCGGGCCGCTGGCGCTCATCCTGTTCACGAAATGGGCGAAGGTGCTGTCCGACGAGGACACCGCGCTCAAGGCTGGGCTGTTGATGGCCACGTACCCCTTCGCGATGTACCTCTACGGCGCGATGTACTCGGATGCGCTGTTCATCCTGCTGGTGATTGCCGCGTTCCTGCTGCTGGAGAAAGGGCATCTGGCCCCGGCCGTGCTGGTGGCGGCGGTGGCCACGGCCGCGCGTCCGGTGGCGCCCGCGGTGGTGCTGGGGCTCCTGGTGCGGCGGCTGGAGTGGAAGCACGCGCGGGGCGAGAAGTGGAACGCGATGGACTTCCTGCCCGTGCTCTCCGGGCTGGGCTTCGGCTGCTACATGCTCTACCTGTGGCACCAGTTCGGGGACCCGTTCGCCTTCGTGAAGGTGCAGGGCGCGCCGGGGTGGGACCAGCAGCCGGGCTGGCACACGTGGCTCAAGGCGCGGTGGTTCGACCGCGTGGTGGTGAACCCGTCGAACACGCGCGAGGCCGTCCGCCTGGTGATTCACGCGTTCTTCACCTTCCTGGCGCTGGCGCTCGTGTGGCCCACGCGCAAGCGGCTGGGGTGGGGCTATGCCGTCTTCGTGCTGGCCATCGTCGGGCTGCCCGCGTGGTCCACGAAGGACTTCATGGGCATGGGGCGCTACCTGCTGTCCTCGTTCCCCGTCTTCCTCACCGCGGCGCTGATGTTGAAGGAGCGTCCCAAGCTGCTTCGCGGCGTGGTGGCGTTCGGCGCGGCGTCGGTGCTCTTCCTGTCCTGGGCCTTCGGCTCGGACCACTACATCTCATGA
- a CDS encoding glycosyltransferase family 2 protein, with product MAKYPSISLFLPAWNEEDYVERAVSRALEVLPQLTDDFEIIVVNDASTDRTQELAEAMARRIPQLRVITHPVNLKLGGAMRTGLSASTKDIIVYSDIDLPWDLRELERALHLLEYLEGDMICAFRFDRTSEGSKRIVYSFVYNLIIRALFDVQIKDINFSFKVMHRRVLESMELKSQGSFIDAELVVKAIRKGFRVFQMGVDYFPRTRGVSTLASPSVIVKMVKELVRLYPETRTPAAPAQPVRLPPSVQPLHAVAPAGRAARG from the coding sequence GTGGCCAAGTACCCCAGCATCAGCCTCTTCCTGCCTGCGTGGAACGAGGAAGACTACGTCGAGCGCGCAGTGAGCCGAGCGTTGGAGGTACTGCCCCAGCTCACCGACGACTTCGAAATCATCGTCGTCAACGACGCCTCCACGGACCGCACGCAGGAGCTCGCGGAGGCCATGGCGCGGCGGATTCCCCAGCTGCGTGTCATCACCCATCCGGTGAATCTGAAGCTGGGCGGGGCCATGCGCACGGGGCTCTCCGCGTCGACGAAGGACATCATCGTCTACTCGGACATCGACCTGCCGTGGGACCTGCGGGAGCTGGAGCGCGCGCTGCACCTGCTGGAGTACCTGGAGGGCGACATGATTTGCGCCTTCCGGTTCGACCGCACGAGCGAGGGCTCCAAGCGAATCGTCTACTCGTTCGTCTACAACCTCATCATCCGCGCGCTCTTCGATGTGCAGATCAAGGACATCAACTTCAGCTTCAAGGTGATGCACCGCCGCGTGCTCGAGTCCATGGAGCTCAAGAGCCAGGGCTCGTTCATCGACGCGGAGCTGGTGGTGAAGGCCATCCGCAAGGGCTTCCGCGTGTTCCAGATGGGCGTGGACTATTTCCCGCGCACCCGCGGCGTCTCCACGCTGGCCTCGCCCTCCGTCATCGTGAAGATGGTGAAGGAGCTGGTGCGGCTGTACCCGGAGACGCGCACGCCGGCGGCGCCCGCGCAGCCGGTGCGCCTGCCCCCGTCGGTGCAGCCGCTGCACGCGGTGGCTCCGGCGGGCCGGGCGGCTCGGGGCTGA